In Leuconostoc kimchii IMSNU 11154, one genomic interval encodes:
- the cbpA gene encoding cyclic di-AMP binding protein CbpA, translated as MLHKSMITPKSELTTVTENTTIAQVNTLFNSEKEAHTRTMPILDESGSLFRGNVYKQHVYEHIAKNGDMNLPVTAIMRNSTKFIYTTSQFYEVFFAIRDLPFIAVLDENHHFTGIFTHDSLMDLLSQSWSVGTGGVALSVASHNTQGDLKLISKIIARYSNIESVLSVQPKNETLTLMFTLPLVFDSLLLQKLVTHLEKRHFTVTSIEDLQRFS; from the coding sequence ATGCTTCATAAATCAATGATTACTCCAAAATCAGAGCTGACAACAGTTACTGAAAATACAACAATTGCGCAAGTTAATACCTTATTTAATTCGGAAAAAGAAGCGCATACACGTACAATGCCAATTCTAGATGAATCTGGTAGTCTTTTCCGTGGCAATGTTTATAAACAGCACGTCTACGAACATATTGCCAAAAATGGGGATATGAACCTACCTGTAACGGCTATCATGCGTAATTCAACAAAATTCATTTACACAACTAGTCAGTTTTATGAAGTCTTTTTCGCTATTCGTGACCTACCTTTTATTGCTGTACTAGACGAAAATCATCATTTTACTGGTATTTTCACACACGATTCACTCATGGATTTATTGTCTCAAAGTTGGTCTGTCGGTACAGGTGGTGTGGCGCTTTCTGTTGCTTCACATAACACACAAGGTGATCTAAAACTCATTTCAAAAATTATTGCCCGCTATTCGAATATCGAATCCGTATTGAGCGTACAACCAAAAAACGAAACACTGACCTTAATGTTTACACTCCCACTCGTTTTTGATAGTCTGCTATTACAAAAACTTGTGACTCATTTAGAAAAAAGGCACTTTACAGTGACAAGTATTGAAGATTTACAACGTTTTAGCTAA
- a CDS encoding prenyltransferase, which produces MTPKQFLDLVEIRVVIPSVAPLMFGLAYSQWQYARLNWLNAVLLIVATVSVHLAVNTFNRYEDAKRQKVNEFLREQAQGETVTDKQVLHVAEILAVIAMLAGVLVAWRTDYVTWIIGIVSFLIGYLYSAGPKPITNTPFGEVVSGITMGYFIFVAQVYVNTRMVPVPSVLFQWFIVSLPLTIFIAEIMFANNIADHDEDEENQRHTLVHYVGLASAKKLYIFWAVAAFIEIIVVTVVGWLPVTSYAMIVLLVIVLQNARKFVNRPIKQETFVLAIKNLVIVMLGMTLVVLAGILL; this is translated from the coding sequence ATGACACCAAAACAATTTTTAGATTTAGTTGAAATTCGTGTTGTGATTCCAAGTGTGGCGCCATTAATGTTTGGTTTGGCTTATAGTCAGTGGCAATATGCGCGACTCAACTGGTTGAATGCTGTGTTATTGATTGTCGCTACAGTGAGTGTTCATTTAGCAGTGAATACATTTAATCGTTATGAGGACGCCAAACGTCAAAAAGTCAATGAATTTTTACGTGAACAGGCACAAGGTGAGACTGTCACCGATAAACAGGTATTGCATGTTGCTGAAATATTAGCCGTTATTGCCATGTTAGCCGGTGTGCTTGTTGCATGGCGTACAGATTATGTGACATGGATTATTGGTATTGTCAGTTTTTTAATTGGCTATCTATATTCAGCGGGTCCCAAACCAATTACAAACACACCTTTTGGTGAGGTTGTTTCTGGTATAACAATGGGGTATTTTATATTTGTTGCGCAAGTTTATGTTAATACACGTATGGTTCCTGTACCAAGCGTTTTATTCCAATGGTTTATTGTCAGTTTACCGTTGACTATATTTATTGCTGAAATCATGTTTGCTAATAACATTGCTGATCATGACGAAGATGAAGAAAATCAACGGCATACACTTGTGCATTATGTTGGTTTGGCATCGGCTAAAAAATTGTACATCTTTTGGGCAGTGGCTGCATTTATTGAAATCATCGTCGTAACAGTTGTTGGTTGGTTACCGGTGACAAGCTATGCCATGATTGTATTGCTTGTCATTGTTCTTCAGAATGCAAGGAAATTTGTAAATCGACCAATAAAGCAAGAAACCTTTGTGTTGGCTATCAAAAATCTTGTCATTGTGATGCTCGGTATGACATTAGTTGTTCTAGCTGGAATATTATTATAA
- the pth gene encoding aminoacyl-tRNA hydrolase, with translation MKYIIGLGNIGKQYDKTRHNIGFMALDAFAAAYQASFTPSKQFATTAKITVDGEQVMLVKPTTYMNDSGKAVRAILDYYGGDINQDVLVLVDDMDLPFGKLRFRAKGSAGGHNGLKSIIAHTNSQTFLRLKFGLGHPDHDKQVVINYVLGQFTATESQDVEHMLDNSTKALVDWIQGATTAQLSNQYNG, from the coding sequence ATGAAATATATTATTGGATTGGGTAACATCGGCAAGCAGTATGATAAAACACGCCACAACATAGGATTTATGGCTCTTGATGCGTTTGCAGCAGCTTATCAAGCATCATTTACGCCGAGCAAACAATTTGCTACGACAGCTAAAATAACAGTTGATGGGGAGCAGGTGATGTTAGTGAAGCCAACAACCTATATGAACGACTCTGGTAAGGCTGTAAGAGCTATCTTAGATTATTATGGTGGCGATATTAATCAAGATGTCTTGGTATTAGTAGATGATATGGATTTACCTTTTGGTAAGTTAAGATTCCGCGCTAAAGGATCTGCTGGTGGTCACAATGGTTTGAAATCCATCATAGCACATACCAACTCGCAAACTTTTTTACGACTGAAATTTGGTCTGGGTCACCCAGATCATGATAAGCAAGTTGTGATTAATTATGTTTTAGGACAATTTACAGCTACTGAGTCACAAGATGTAGAACATATGCTAGACAACAGCACAAAAGCACTAGTAGATTGGATTCAAGGTGCAACCACGGCGCAATTGAGTAACCAATACAATGGCTAG
- a CDS encoding DUF3290 domain-containing protein, whose translation MTFYSVDYLTKHNDLGDTIGIYLMVIAFVLMAAGAFAAIRNRLQTKYRDLSMIALLLFLFLAGARYTDYEQAKTNDSQITQMASFAEQVAKTQHVKTTALYFNQKTVSDGMLVRFNKRFYRMTISLDQQSYTLDRAYLINTKVNYIK comes from the coding sequence ATGACATTCTATAGTGTAGATTATTTAACTAAACACAATGATTTAGGCGATACAATTGGCATATACTTAATGGTCATTGCTTTTGTGTTGATGGCGGCAGGTGCCTTTGCAGCTATCCGTAATCGACTACAAACAAAATATCGTGATTTAAGTATGATTGCTTTACTTTTGTTTTTATTCTTAGCTGGCGCGCGATATACTGATTATGAACAGGCAAAAACAAATGACTCGCAAATTACGCAGATGGCGTCGTTCGCAGAACAAGTGGCTAAAACACAGCACGTCAAAACAACGGCGTTATACTTCAATCAAAAAACAGTTAGCGATGGCATGTTGGTGCGATTTAATAAACGATTTTATCGCATGACAATTAGTTTGGACCAACAGTCATACACACTAGACAGAGCCTACCTTATCAATACGAAAGTTAACTATATCAAATGA
- a CDS encoding DUF421 domain-containing protein, producing MTIYLPILIKLAIGLLALIVQINVMGKGNLAPTSALDQVQNYVLGGIIGAVIYSDTITIFQFTIVLIIWTMLVMSLKFAKQHNNFVKNLIDGQPRVVVERGQVKVENVLKAGLSADDLMFKLRSQGIYVLADVKRAVLEQNGQLSVIEYGDESIKYPIIYDGQINYDVLELIDKTDEWLLEIVQSRGFDHINQIFVGEYIDGEVKVVPYPKR from the coding sequence ATGACAATTTATTTACCAATTTTAATTAAATTAGCAATCGGTTTATTGGCTTTGATTGTCCAAATTAATGTCATGGGAAAAGGGAACTTAGCGCCTACTTCCGCATTAGACCAAGTTCAAAATTATGTCTTAGGTGGTATTATTGGTGCTGTGATTTATTCCGATACGATCACGATTTTTCAATTTACAATCGTGTTAATTATATGGACCATGCTGGTGATGTCTTTAAAATTTGCTAAGCAGCATAATAATTTTGTTAAAAACCTTATTGATGGGCAGCCGCGTGTTGTTGTTGAACGGGGACAAGTCAAGGTTGAAAATGTATTAAAAGCTGGATTATCAGCGGATGATTTGATGTTCAAACTACGTTCACAAGGTATTTATGTTTTGGCTGATGTTAAACGTGCTGTGCTTGAACAAAATGGTCAATTGTCAGTCATTGAATATGGTGATGAAAGTATTAAGTACCCCATTATTTATGATGGTCAAATTAATTATGATGTTTTGGAACTGATTGACAAAACCGATGAGTGGTTGCTAGAGATAGTTCAATCACGTGGATTTGACCATATTAATCAAATATTTGTTGGTGAATATATTGACGGTGAAGTAAAAGTGGTACCGTATCCGAAACGTTAG